The Ciconia boyciana unplaced genomic scaffold, ASM3463844v1 HiC_scaffold_39, whole genome shotgun sequence sequence GGAAATGTCGGGGTGAGAGCAAAGTGAGGAAGTGAGATGGGTGtctgcagcctgcagggcaaaagaagcagctgtgggaCAGCGTAGGACAACCTGTGGTGGAGATGGCAAAAAGCACTGGCAAGGCTGGAAGTTACCAAGAGAACCCCaggctttttcttcttggtttggCAATTGTCTGTGCCACGAAGGCCTATGAGGAGCCATGTTGTCCTAAGGCACTGGGGCCTCACTGCCTCCTTGCACACCCCCAGTAGGGCTGGGAACTCTCATAGCGTTGTCCTTCCCTCAGCACCACACACCCCACATCCCACTGCCCCAGGAAGAGCCCTGCGCACTGTGTGAAGGACAGGATCTGccttccccggggctgggggtcagaGCTTGGCCTTTCTGCTTCATAGAACAAAGCCAGGGTTTTCTCAGCatctcagctgcctgcacagtgcCTTTGCCTACCTGTCATCATGGCCTCCAATTGTCTGCTCTAAcgagtcccttgggaggcttTGTCAGTAATGGCCCTCAGTGGGGCTCATTAATGCTTCAAGGTACTTTGGGTTTGGCTTTTGGTGTTGACTCTTTGAGAGGTTTGTGCAATCTCCTCTAAGTACCTGAGGTTCAAGGACTCGGCACCAAATGCCCCATGGGgctcattaaaataaagcaagcccTAACGAGCCATGTCTcttcctgtaattttcttcaagtcttcaaGAGTTGTACAGATAACATGAGCTGTTTCCTAGTGTACATATAGAGAAAGATTTCAAAGAGCTTCTAATAAATATGAGGTTTTAATTTCAAGGCTGTATTTGATTACTTTTCAGTTTAGAGAAGAGGTGATGGCAGCATTCTCCAATAGATCTTGATCCAGGGTCTCTCCTAAGGAGGTCTGCACTGGCAGGGGAACCTGTCCCTTGAGGTCTGACACAGTATGGACACCCTCCCACCTCACCTCCCCAACCCCACCATTTCTCTCATTGCCCACCTGTGTCTTTTCCTTACATCAGACTTCTCCTCTGCAGTCTGCAGCTGGATGGTACAGCTCCTTTGTGCCAACTCCCACCTGCTTTTCTTAGAGAACTGgctgcacacaggcacagaTTGTTTTTCCTATTGGCAAGCAAAGAAAtataatgcattaaaaaattttatCCACAATAAAACACACCCTGCAACCACATGCTTACTACAAGCTGCCGCTAATGAGGTTGCCTTTCCACAAGGGATAATcttctgagaaatgttttaGGAAGGTAGATAGAACAAGGTAGATATTTGGACAGTTAAGGAGTTGGCTAGAGAGACAAATAGGCTACTTAATGGCAGGGTAAGCTTTTAACTCCCTGCtgtcaaagcagcagctggatggGTGACAGGAATGTGAATGAACAAAGAGTAAGGGGAGGAGAAAACCGTAGCATAATGGAGAGTGCCTTTGTCTAGACAGTCTGCTGGAAGGATGACTTTAGAAATGGTCACTGTATCAGGACAGGTGCAAATATATGAAAGActagagaaattaaatacacCGTAGAACCGGCAGAATAGTGGTAAAGAAGTTACACTGGAAGATCAATATGTCCTTTGAATATCCCTTTTGAAATGTCATGGGATTGGTAGAGGTCTCTTGTGAGTGAGGACAAGCAAGTGTTGCACCCATCTTTGAAAGAGGCCAAAAGTGCAACCGCAGGCACCTCAGGCTGTACAAGGTCACGTTGGTGAGGGGCGTGCCATGAATGAGAGTCTTCTTGGGTGAAATTTCTGGGCACCCAGATGAGATGAATGTGTCCAAGAACCATCAGCATGGACTTACCAAAGGTTAATCATGCCTCACCACCCTGACTTCCTTCATGATGAAGGAAATGCATTTGTGCGTGAGGGGAGAAGTGTGGCCATCATTCACCTCAGCTTAGGCCAGACTTTTGGCATGGTCTCCCTCAATATTCCCGTACCCAAGTTTGGCCATTACAGTCTGGATGGGCAGACAAACAGGTGGGTGAAAGACCAGTTGGATGATGAGGCTGAGAGAGCAGCGGTGAAGGGGTCACACCCTACCTGGAGGCCAATGGGACGTCCTGGGGCATTATGGGGCAGCACAGGGGACTTTCCTGGGCCCTTTGCAGTTTACCATCACTATCCATGGCCCGGAGGAGGCAACACTCACCACATTTCCCAATGACACTAAATGGGGAGGAACATTCCTGTGCCTTAGGGAAGCCGTTCAGGGGAGACATGACAGGCGGGAGGACTGTCCTGTCAGGAACTTCAGGGAATAGATGAAGGACAAAGGCCgggtgtactggttttggctgggatagagttaaattacttcatagtagcttgtatggggctgtgttttggatttgtgatgagaacagtgttgataacacagggatgttttagttactgctgagcagtgcttgtacagcatcaaggccttttctgcttctcacaccgccccaccagcgagtaggctgggggtgcacaaaaAGTGGTGAGGGGACACAGtacagctgaccccaagtgatGAAAGGAATACTCCagaccatatgacatcatgctcagcaataaaagtgggtggtggtgggggatgggggttggcaggggggctgctgcttggggatTGGCTGGACATCAgtcggttggtggtgagcaattgttttcatttgcatcacttgtttttcttgggttttcttttcctctctctgttcctGCTGTTACACtgctgattctctcccccatcccactggggatgtagagggggagtgagcaagcaacTCTGTGGGTGCTTATTTCCGGGCCGGGGTCAATCCACAACTAACTTCTAGCACAGTGTCATTCTTTCCAGCCTTTCCTTTGACCCCCACACACAAGCTCCCACCTAACCTGTTGCATGTCCAAGGAGGAGCTCCACATATTGGAGCTTCCCGTTCATCACACAGGACATCCCCCCTCATCGTCTTCCCTGTCGCTCTCGCCTAAATATGCTGTATCTCCATCCACCACAGAAGCCGTGGAAGCTGTCCTTCCCCATCTCAGCTCTTACTCCACTGAGGTTACAGCTTTCTGATGGCACACAGGGCTCCAGCTCCTCTTGTCTGTGCCCCAGGCTGTGGGCTTTGGTGCACATTtgggctgcagcccctcagCTGGGGCACCAGGGCCAAGGGCAGACTTGTCACATGGGATGCTGGTACCCAGAGCCTGGGACCCCTTGTGTGAAAAGGCTTTGCTTCCCAGCAGAGGAGTGCTGGAGTGGATGGCAGGTGGCAAGATAATGATGAACGAGGTTCCCACAACGAGGGCAAAAGCTGCAGTCCCCATGCCAGAGAGAAACAGGCCTGGGCTGTGCAGTCCTGGCAGGAGAGGGGTTTGCTGTCCCAGGTGACTCTGCAGCACTGTGGGACCTGTGACAGAGGTAAAGCTGATCTCcaagaaggaaaagctgctgctgagaaagtCCCTGTGGGAATTTCTATCCAGCCACACTGTGAATATCATGCTGGGGGCCAGCCGGCTAGctagcagctctgcagagaaagaccTTGGGGTCCCGGAGGAGAactacagaatcacagaatgatgTAATGGTTCAcgttggaaggcacctctggaggtcgtctggtccaacctccctgctcaagcagggccacctagagccagtttTCCAAGACCGTGCCCAGATGGCTTttagtatctccaaggatggagagtccACAAGCTgagcatgagccagcaatgcaccctGACGGCAgaggccaacagcctcctgggctgcattaggaaaagcattGCTGACAgatggagggaggtgatccttcccctcttctcagcactggtgaggtcccacctggagtgctgtgtccagtaCTGGGCTTCCCAGTACAGAAAAGCTGTTGACCTACTACAGCAAGTCCAGAAAAGGGCCACAAAGCTGCTTTAAGGGACTGGAGAATCTTTCGTAGGAGGAAagtctgagagagctgggactgttcagcctagacAAGAAAAGGCTTGGGGGGGCTCTTATTAATGAGTGTAAATACTTGATGGGATGGGGCAAAGAAGACAAGGGAGCCAAGCTCTTCTCAGTAGTTCCCAGTGGCAAGACAAGGGGTGATGGACACAGCCATAGACtcatgaaattccatctgaacacaagaaagcaCTTTTTGCCCGTTAGGGTGGGCAGACACtgaagaggttgcccagagaaggtgtggagtctccatccatgAGACTATTTTAAACCTACCTAGACAAAGTCCTAGACAAAGTCCTGCTGTAGCTGTCCCAGCCTCAGATGGTCATTGCACTGGATGATCTCCACAGATCCCTATCAATCTCaatgattttgtgattctgtgagtgtaaaggaaaaaagtaaggCATAAAGGAATGAACAACACATTGCCTTGACTGCAAATACTGTGGGAGGACTGCAAATACATTCCCGTGGAGAGGacccgtgctggagcagaggaaaaatgtaaggaggaaggagcagcagaaatgtTAGGTACTGACCATAACCCCCCATTCCCAAtccccctgctcctctccaggtTTGGATGGGTAGAAGAATTGGGAATGGAGTAACTTGAGCATGGGAAAAAGGGGAGTGGGGGCTAGGGAATggtctttaatatttttgtcataGTTTCTCACCttctaaatctattttaattggcaataaattaaactgatcTTCCACAAGTCAACTCTTCTTTGCCCACAAAGAGGGGCTGAGAGTGCTGGGATTATGAGAAATCCCTCAGAGCCAAACACTGGAGCAAGAAGCTAGGCCAGTTGGTGGCCTCTCAGTCAATGGAGATTTTTCAAACTTTGTGGGAAGAGGGCCGTGAGCACCTCATCTAGCTGGCACTGTTTGAGAACGGGCTTGGCTGGCAGTCCAGCTGTGGCAAAATCAATGGGACGTAGTGTGTGATGAGTGTCAGTGTGAAACTAGCTTCCTTTTTGTTGATAATGGCAGTGGAGTTGGGTATCCCTGAGCCCCAGAGGAGGCCAGAGGTGACCATGCAGCAAAGGTCACTCCTCAGGACTGGAGTGTATGGCCAGAGGTGGAAATGTCCGGGGTGTGGGACCAGCCTGGGACAGTCATTCTGGGACAGCTTCCCCTGGGTTCCTGGGTCCCCCAGGGAACATGGCACAGATTGGGCTCCTCTCTTCTGCACCTTTGATGCCTTGCTTCCTTCACCATGACACCTGCCTCTGTACTATGTGCCCCCCTGCACACTGCACCCTGCTGTGTGCCCCCACCCTGCACACTCACACAGCTTAGCTCTACACTGGCGTTTTCCTCTCCTGGGCACTTTCTAACCAAGCCCAACCCCTCTTCCTCATTCCCCAATACAACACTCCAGTCCGGCCTGGCCCCATGGCAGTGCCCACCGCAGGGTGCTACAGAGCTCTGAGCActcacagcacagccccagcccctctgaagGGCACAGCAGCTCTTGGGGGACAGAGGAGGGTCAGCCTCCCcatcagccccagggctggggcacgAGGAGACAGAGGACAGTgcctccctgtgtcccctggtCCTGTCCCCAGGAGATCCCTATTGCCAACTGCTGGCAGCCCCTCTGTCCCAtgtcctctccccagcacaaggctcctgccctgggactcctctggctgctcctgctgccccagtgACAGAGCAGCCTGTCCCAAGCTGCTGCATGCAGAAATAAGTTTCTCTGTGTCATCAGTTTCCCCCTGGAAGTAGAGAATTTTGcctttgctcttctgcagggATCATCCATGCCTCTAGAGAGCCTTTCCCCAGGGGACTGTGTGTGTGCTGGCCTGATCGGATGCTTCTGCCCCCTTCCCATGCTCCCTGCAGGGCCCAAGCTGgtggtgctgctctgcagagccagcaggctGTGGTGCATGAGAGCCACGGGGAGACAGTCCCAGGAAGATCCCTGCTGATCATCACCATTTCCAGGGGCACTGGCACCCACAAGTGAACGCTCTGTCCAGGTCTCCTTGCCTAATGCATCACCCCATGCCCTCGTCACCTTAGCCCATTGAGAACCCAAGCACAGCAGCATGGTGTCACGGGGGcaatttcttcattctgttcCTGATCTCAGCTCTGGAAGAAGAGCACAACCTGTAGACAGTTGCACTGAGAAAACCTCCTTTTATGACAGAGATCTGACATGGGTGGCCAGCTATACCATCGTGCCAGACACATCTACAAAGACCTCTGGGTCAGACAGACTGGGCTCATGCCTCTGAAGAAGCAGAAGGGATACAGACATTGCTGGGAAATATGatcatcacagaaaaaatactcaAAGCAGAGGAGGTTTCCCAGATACATTGGATATCACTTGTGAAGTGACATGTGAAGAGCTTattgctgctgaaagaaaacGGATTGAATGAGCTTCTTCAGTGCATCTTTGAGCTCCTGGTTCCTCATGCTATAGATGAAGGGGTTCACTGCTGGAGGAACCACTGAGTACAGAACAGCCACCACCACATcgagggatggggaggagatggaggggggcCTCAGGTAGGCAAATAGGTCAGtactgagaaacagagagacCACAGTcaggtgagggaggcacgtGGAAAAAGCTTTGTGccctccctgctcagaggggatcctcagcacagccctgaagatctgcacatacgacagcacaatgaaaacaaaacacacacgtgctaaaaagacagaaaacacaacaaTCCTGAATTCCTTGAGGTAGGTgtgtgagcaggagagcttgaggatctgggggatttcacagaagaactggtccagGGCATTGCCCTTGCAGAGGGGTAGTGAAAATGTATTGGCCGTGTGCAGTACAGCATGGAgaaacccactgccccaggcagctgctgccatgcagacacaggctctgctgcccaggagggtcCCGTAGTGCAGAGGTTTGCAGATGGACAGGTAACGGTCATATGCCATTACTGTGAGGAGACAATACTCTGCTGTGATCaagaataggaagaaaaagacttgTGCAGCACATTCTGCACAGGAGATGGCCCTTATGTCCCACAGGGAATTGGCCATGGATTTGGGGACAGTGATGGAGATGCATCCCAGGTCAAGAACAGAGAGATtcaggaggaagaagtacatgggggtgtggaggcgGTGGTCGCAGGCTATGACTGTGATGATGAGGccgttgcccaggagggcagccaggtagatgcctaggaagagccagaagtgcaagagctgcagctcctgcgtgtctgcaaatgccaggaggaggaactgggtgatggagctgctgttggacatCTGCTGCCTCTGGGTGTGGAGCACTGAACAAGGAGGAAAGGACAGTGACAAGTTAGGGGAGACTTCTCTGAGGGAAATCAAAGCCATTTCCATACTGTGCACTCTCTGGCACTGTTCCATTTCTAGGAGAACTTCATTCAGCTCTGTGGCTGGAGCTCTGGGTGGTGCTGGCTGAGTGTGCCAGGATGAGCAGGACCTCTGCCCGCTGGCTGCCATGgactcagccctgctctgcagctgtgggtTCCTGGGAGTGGTGTGGGCAGTCCTGGTGGTTGAATTTGTCAGATAAATCTGCTCCTCATGCAAAAGGGCTTGTCAGTATCTGCACTCCCATTGCTAAGAAACCACAATCACAAAAGtgtttgagagagagagggttTTTCACAGCTCTCTCCCATCTCAGCTGGAGATTCTCTTGATTTCCAGAAACCCTCATCATCTCTGCTGCACGCAGGGAGAGCAAAGGGAGTCCTGCGAGGCCAGAGGATTGCCTGTGGGTTAGTGCAGAGTGAGGGGAGCTGGTCTGTCCCTCTGTCTTGTTCCCAGCTGCCCTCTGCTTGTCCCTTTCTGAGACAGAGGGTAATCACACTCACATGTTAACCTCAAAAGACACCAGGCACTGCTGAGAGCAGACAAATCCACTGCCGAGCACTAAGTGTCTCACCCTTTCTCAAGGTCTCAGCACCCCACTTCTAGCCAAGGACACACACGGTTCATTTCACCAACCCAGCAGCATTTCCTTGGTCGTAGCGTCTCTGTGCTTCTCCATGGGGCATTCAGGTAACACCAAGATGCTATAGGAAAGATTTGCATCCTGGAGGACAGCTCAGTGCTTGGAAGGACACCCCAAGGCGATACCCAAGGGTCCTAAGGATGGTATCTCAGTAAGGGACAGTCAGCTGATTCACTGGGGAATGACACAGACTGCAttgcccacagccccacaggTAGAGGAGAGCTTGGACACTTCATTCCCATGGATGCACCTGCATGGGAGGAATCACAAGAGCAGTGCCTGACTCAGCTGCTGCAACTCCCATCCCCAGAGAGCCTGACagcaagaacaagaaaacaatcACAATAACACAGACAAGTGaagaaacaaggagaaatgcAGTGATGGTCTAGCTGAGAGAGGCAAGTGGAGAGACAGCCGGGCACTCAGGACAGCGTTACCCTCACCCAGCTGTGCACAACACCTTCCCAACATGAACTTTGCTGGGCAATTGGTCTCAgcccctgtgctctgcagagggacatgGGCAcgtggctggagagctgcagcatggctctgctggagctctggctgcagaggaggtggTTCACGCCTTggaccccacagccctgagGGCAGAGGCTTTGTTGCGTGGGACAGGAGGCGAGGGGGCTTGCTCAGGTGAAGGGGTCTGCATTGGAGGGGATCATAGGGAGATTTCTGAATTCTCCCTCCCACAACATTTCTCATTTACATTTCCTCTCATTCCCTGATCACATCTCTTCTTCCTGGAGATTTTTCTCCTGGGAGGTGTTTCCCTGTCCCATGTCTTTTCCTTGTCAGCACTCACAGATGCCATCCCCACCTCTGTGCACTCACCCTGGCCCTACAGAAACCTGCCTGTTTGCAGGGCACTGGCTGCATGCATGGTCCTGTTTGCAGGTGGAAAAGGGCAGGTAAGAAACACCCTGATGGGTCCAGCAaaggtgatgctggtgctgtCCATAGGCAGAGGAGTGGCTGAAGGCACTCTAGGAGGTTTCTAGCAGACCTATTTGCCAGAGTGGGAGACGGACCTGGAGTAACGATGAGTCTCAATATGAGTATGGTCgttctcctttaattagactattcgacaggtttatatagacaaccaagcaaagcacgcgctaataacaactatactattggataactacatttgtccatgcacctaaaacagttacagtacaaagctgctgttcacgCGCTGCTCACGCGAAGGGGGTCCGTCGACATTTCCCAGACTTGGTTCCGCTTATCTTTTTTACCAAGTGCTCCTCCTTCTTTGTTCCTTATCTCAAGGACATTCCACCGTgacatctggttcttcagccatatcaaaGGCTGGAATGCTCACATCAATCAAATCGTGCCCTTTGTCACTCAACCACTCTCCCACAATTCCCCCTTCTTGTTTTTGAGCAATCCAGGTATGATTTACTATGGTTAAGAGGGTCCTTTTAATACAGCTAAATGCtatacaaaaacacaaacctacAATAACTAAGATTATTATAAGTCGCAACCCTTCAGCCAACAAGCCTTTTAGCCATTGCGGCAAAGGCCCAAATCAACTGGTTAACCATTCATCAAGAAACCCCTGATCCTGTTGAATTTTGTTGGCATGCTCTTTTAGCCGCTGCAGCTGTTTGTGAATTGATTCACCATGATCAGACAGGTTCATACAACACATGCCTTCAAAATCTTCACAACCATGACCTTGAGCTAATAGCAAAAAATCAATTGCTGctctattttgcaaaattgcatGGCGCAAGCTATTTTGATCCTCTAATAAAGCCTCTATTATTTCAGTAGtgatatttgcttgtttttcgGCCCAACAGGCTAGTTGCCctatctgttttgaaaaggtgtCTATAGTTACATGCAGATACTTCAATCGACCAAACTCGGGAACATGTGTGACATCCATCTGCCATAATTCTAATGCCTTTAGTCCTTTTGGATTCACTCCAGACACTATACCTGGACCATGATTTCCACATTTTGGACAGGCCTGAATTATAccttttgcctcattttctgttaaattaaattgtctTCTTAACCCCTTAgcattttgatggaaattttcATGACTTTGTCTAGCTTGTTGGAATTTATCCATAGGAGGTACATGACACACTGGACTGACTAGACTATCAGCCAGCTGATTACCTTGGCCAAGACCAATGTCCAATTGATGACTACGAATATGGATAATACAACAGGCTGCTGTTCGTTGACCTAATACAGATCGTAGTTTGACAAACAAATTCCCCAATCTAGGATTCGTTGTTTCCCTTAATAGGGCATCTTCTAGACGTGGCACTACTCCAGCCACATACATTGAATCAGTCACCACATTTAAGGGAATATTTATCCAGTTAGTCAAAGCCCAAACTACGGCAGTCAGCTCCAAAGTCTGGAGGGAATCTTGAGGTTGTCCCTCCATGATATGTCGCTTCCAATTGTCACCTTCCTTCCAGACACAGGCTGCACGCCGCAGACAGCTTGCCGGCATCAGTGTAGACAGTGACACCGCCTGGCAATGGGTTCTTACTTACTTTAGATCTCTGTATCCATTGATTCCGCCTTAACAATTGCCATAATTTCCCTTGTGGCTGCTGAGAATGTATCTTGCCACTATAGCCTAAAAAGGCATTCTGTATGGCCTCATCATTACGAAGCCACCACTCCACATCTACGGCGCTAACGGGTATGCTAATATCTCCTGGCTCTTGGCCACTGATTTCTATGGTTTGTGACCGTCCTTTCCGTATTAGTTCACCTATTGCTTCAGTCCGTGTTTGGATACTCATTTTTGGTTGTACACCTAAGAATACCCattccaaaatattaaacatatctCCTTGTCCTTTGCATTTGGCAGTGGCATCTAACTGAAGGGGAGAAATGAATTcccctttcttgttttgctaCTGACAAATGACTGCATAAGGTGAGTCTTTTCCGTTGCATATGATCAATGATATTGGTAGTGGCAGGATGCGGGGTGATGACCAAGCCGCGTgcattttttga is a genomic window containing:
- the LOC140645821 gene encoding olfactory receptor 14J1-like; translated protein: MSNSSSITQFLLLAFADTQELQLLHFWLFLGIYLAALLGNGLIITVIACDHRLHTPMYFFLLNLSVLDLGCISITVPKSMANSLWDIRAISCAECAAQVFFFLFLITAEYCLLTVMAYDRYLSICKPLHYGTLLGSRACVCMAAAAWGSGFLHAVLHTANTFSLPLCKGNALDQFFCEIPQILKLSCSHTYLKEFRIVVFSVFLARVCFVFIVLSYVQIFRAVLRIPSEQGGHKAFSTCLPHLTVVSLFLSTDLFAYLRPPSISSPSLDVVVAVLYSVVPPAVNPFIYSMRNQELKDALKKLIQSVFFQQQ